In a single window of the Olivibacter sp. SDN3 genome:
- a CDS encoding TonB-dependent receptor codes for MMNQWRSIKSIGRLKYLIWICLLFVQMQELAAQQAQVTGRVLDGEGEALPGVSVTVKGTSNATMSDGEGRFSLQIASQNAVLRFSSVGYEVKELALNGEKQVEVTLIAESTALDEIVVIGYGAVAKSDLTGSVASVKAEDLTKGANMNMQQALQGRTPGVQIYQKSGEPGAAMSVQIRGITSITGNNAPLYVIDGMPVNDAAAIGPASVGGATNNPNNRTPLNALNPADIASIEVLKDASATAIYGSRGANGVVLITTKKGKDGQITVAYDASYGQQQVANTQRYMTGEEYSSAINGIIDEGQLNRNTFQPVEGINHNTDWQALLLRNAPIQSHDVAFSGGNNLTKYHVSVGYFDQEGIMLNSSTTRYNARVNLETGVSSKYNIGINLSTAYIKDRYNANGTGVNDNASALYMAQNYDPTVPAYGEDGSYFRSPLMAPMDNPLAVINGQYTDGATYRTFGNLYAEYFILPSLSAKARVGTDINISQRNFWIDPSTLTGASYNGYADARDGKRTYYLLEGTLNYNKTFGDHSLSAVVGSTYEYYTSSVLLANSRDFPLSDLTYYGIGWGDATLNRVDNGAEENILLSYLGRVNYSFAGKYLFTGSIRADGSARFGSEQRFGYFPSAAFAWKAKEESFLQDVSFLNDLKVRASFGMTGNQPNVNYLYFSTYAQGRMAVFDGQRINTIAPTRSSNPFLRWESANQYDLGVDFALFNARISGTLDYYNRRTSNLLYNVPQPLSTGFGGRTENVGSMQNTGVEFSLNGTVIEHQDFNLDAGFNITTLKNKILSLGNVEEFIGSGPGNVGQYSILKPGESMGSFYGYIVDGVWQEGDDFSLAQPGVRPGDLKYRDMDNNRVINANDRTILGSSLPDFYYGFNVNMRYKSFGLSVFFEGSKGAMMLNSSLMDSYYPVDFRRNKLAELYLNRWTAANPSNEYPSFIPGDVQGARPVTNKTVEDASYLRLQSVRFSYQIPLPEKFFVRTATLFVNGQNLHTFTNYSGADPAVNAIGDDILRVDYNSYPLTRTFLAGLNVQF; via the coding sequence ATGATGAATCAATGGAGATCAATTAAGTCAATAGGCAGACTTAAATACCTGATATGGATATGTCTGCTGTTTGTACAGATGCAGGAACTTGCTGCTCAACAAGCGCAGGTGACAGGAAGAGTATTGGATGGAGAGGGAGAGGCTCTCCCAGGTGTCAGCGTGACGGTGAAGGGAACTTCAAATGCAACGATGTCAGACGGAGAAGGGCGCTTTTCATTACAAATTGCTTCACAAAACGCTGTCCTGAGGTTTAGTTCTGTAGGGTATGAAGTAAAGGAATTAGCCTTAAATGGAGAAAAACAAGTAGAGGTGACCTTAATCGCCGAAAGTACGGCTTTAGACGAAATCGTCGTGATCGGCTACGGCGCCGTAGCTAAAAGTGATCTTACCGGGTCTGTTGCATCGGTCAAAGCGGAAGATCTGACTAAAGGAGCTAATATGAACATGCAACAAGCTTTACAAGGCCGCACACCCGGCGTGCAGATCTATCAGAAGAGCGGCGAGCCGGGAGCAGCGATGAGTGTACAGATTCGTGGTATTACGTCAATCACGGGGAATAACGCGCCCTTGTATGTAATCGATGGTATGCCCGTAAATGATGCGGCAGCTATTGGCCCTGCAAGTGTTGGCGGCGCAACGAACAATCCCAATAACCGCACGCCACTCAACGCCCTTAACCCAGCTGATATCGCATCCATCGAGGTACTCAAAGATGCATCCGCAACGGCTATTTATGGCTCACGTGGTGCAAATGGTGTAGTGCTTATTACCACTAAAAAAGGTAAAGATGGCCAAATAACGGTAGCTTATGATGCGAGTTACGGTCAACAACAAGTAGCCAATACGCAGCGCTATATGACTGGTGAGGAATACAGCTCGGCGATAAATGGAATTATAGATGAGGGGCAACTAAATAGGAATACCTTTCAACCTGTTGAAGGAATCAATCATAATACGGATTGGCAAGCATTACTTTTACGGAATGCACCCATCCAAAGTCATGATGTCGCTTTTAGCGGTGGTAATAACCTAACGAAGTACCATGTATCGGTCGGCTATTTTGATCAGGAGGGTATTATGCTAAACTCTTCCACTACGCGTTATAACGCAAGGGTCAATCTGGAAACGGGTGTTTCTTCGAAATACAATATTGGTATTAATTTATCTACGGCTTATATCAAAGACCGCTACAATGCGAATGGAACGGGTGTTAATGACAATGCGAGTGCCTTGTATATGGCACAGAATTATGACCCTACGGTTCCCGCTTATGGTGAAGATGGTTCTTATTTTCGTTCACCTTTAATGGCGCCGATGGATAACCCGTTGGCGGTAATTAATGGACAGTATACTGATGGTGCCACTTATCGGACTTTCGGTAATCTCTACGCCGAATACTTTATTCTTCCATCACTATCGGCAAAAGCCCGAGTGGGTACGGATATCAATATTTCGCAACGGAATTTTTGGATAGACCCATCTACATTGACGGGTGCATCCTATAATGGCTATGCGGATGCCAGAGATGGAAAGCGTACCTATTACCTCTTGGAAGGGACCTTAAACTATAACAAGACCTTTGGAGACCATAGCCTGTCTGCCGTGGTAGGTTCTACTTATGAATATTATACTTCCAGCGTGCTGCTAGCGAACTCCCGTGATTTTCCGCTATCCGACTTGACCTATTACGGTATTGGATGGGGGGATGCAACTTTAAATCGTGTGGATAACGGGGCTGAGGAAAATATTTTACTTTCATACCTCGGCCGGGTAAATTATAGTTTTGCCGGTAAATATTTATTTACCGGATCAATCCGGGCAGATGGTTCAGCTCGTTTTGGCTCTGAACAACGTTTTGGCTATTTTCCTTCTGCGGCATTTGCCTGGAAAGCCAAAGAGGAATCGTTTCTTCAGGATGTCTCTTTTCTGAATGACCTAAAAGTACGAGCGAGTTTTGGTATGACGGGAAATCAACCGAATGTCAATTACCTGTATTTCTCCACCTATGCGCAAGGTCGAATGGCTGTTTTCGATGGGCAACGCATTAACACTATTGCTCCTACGAGAAGTTCGAATCCGTTCTTAAGATGGGAGTCTGCTAATCAATATGATCTTGGTGTTGATTTTGCGCTCTTTAATGCTAGAATATCAGGTACTTTAGATTATTACAATAGAAGAACATCCAACCTGCTCTATAATGTGCCTCAACCGCTAAGCACAGGCTTTGGTGGCCGGACGGAAAATGTAGGCAGCATGCAAAATACAGGTGTGGAGTTCTCCTTAAATGGGACGGTTATTGAACATCAGGACTTTAACCTGGATGCCGGTTTTAACATCACAACATTAAAAAACAAAATACTAAGTTTAGGTAACGTAGAGGAATTTATCGGTTCTGGGCCGGGTAATGTTGGCCAGTATAGCATTTTAAAGCCTGGTGAATCTATGGGTTCATTCTATGGATATATCGTGGACGGTGTTTGGCAGGAAGGAGATGATTTCTCTTTGGCGCAACCTGGGGTAAGACCAGGCGATTTAAAGTATCGCGATATGGACAATAACCGTGTGATCAATGCCAATGATCGTACCATATTGGGCAGTTCATTACCAGACTTTTATTATGGCTTTAATGTAAACATGCGCTATAAAAGCTTCGGACTATCCGTTTTCTTTGAGGGCTCAAAAGGTGCTATGATGCTGAATAGCAGTTTGATGGACTCTTATTATCCGGTAGATTTTCGTCGTAATAAATTGGCCGAATTGTATCTGAACCGTTGGACGGCAGCAAATCCAAGCAATGAATATCCGTCATTTATACCTGGGGATGTGCAGGGCGCAAGACCAGTCACCAATAAAACTGTTGAAGATGCGTCTTATCTGCGTTTGCAATCGGTACGTTTCTCTTACCAAATTCCTTTGCCCGAGAAGTTCTTTGTACGTACGGCTACACTATTTGTGAACGGACAGAATTTGCACACATTTACTAACTATTCAGGTGCAGACCCTGCGGTAAATGCAATTGGGGATGATATATTGCGTGTCGATTATAATTCCTATCCGTTGACACGTACATTCTTAGCAGGTTTAAACGTGCAATTTTAA
- a CDS encoding RagB/SusD family nutrient uptake outer membrane protein, whose protein sequence is MKRIIYLISFFLLMGCFVSCSHLLEVTPNAELTPENVLTSEAGMKSLLFSAYAEQQTQENSRFVINSAEVSTDMAFNSGGAENGQLIHFINFSWDPTIFIFQGELWAPNYRCIRDANGVIENIDGVNTTEETRKLFLAEARMLRAQAYAILYNSFGPVPLRLSSEQTGDLARATDEEMKAFIESEIVAAIPDLPDPGQEEAFGRFNKGNANGILAKFFLNTKQWQKAADAAKAVIDFNYYSTTQYAFKDLFKVQHEGMSNREMMLVLPCRNEAGFGNWFMAGALPPGFTSTPQLPEFNYQASMSNFATQYRLRTAFVNSMAEEDLRRSLICTSYINNNNVTVDLLEDDNARSFKYWDNATIGNNSGNDVPVLRYADILLTRAEALNELAGPTEECFSLINQVRTRAGLGDLTLADAGTQEGFREAVFSERGWEFISEGKRREDLIRQGTFLSSAIERGVSADLATPDKVLYPIPQSEIQANKLCVQNSGYN, encoded by the coding sequence ATGAAAAGGATAATATATTTAATAAGCTTCTTCCTATTGATGGGATGTTTTGTGTCTTGCAGTCATCTGCTTGAGGTGACCCCCAATGCGGAGCTGACACCCGAAAACGTATTGACTTCGGAAGCAGGGATGAAGTCATTGTTATTTTCTGCATATGCAGAACAACAAACACAGGAGAATTCAAGGTTTGTGATCAATAGCGCTGAAGTGTCTACTGATATGGCGTTCAATTCCGGTGGAGCGGAGAACGGGCAGCTTATACATTTTATTAATTTTTCTTGGGATCCTACCATATTTATTTTTCAAGGAGAACTTTGGGCACCAAACTATCGCTGTATAAGGGATGCCAATGGTGTGATAGAAAACATTGATGGTGTAAACACGACGGAAGAAACCAGAAAGCTTTTTCTGGCTGAAGCCAGGATGCTACGGGCACAGGCATATGCCATTTTATACAATAGTTTCGGACCGGTTCCGCTTCGCCTTTCTTCAGAGCAAACAGGTGATTTGGCAAGGGCAACGGATGAAGAGATGAAAGCCTTTATTGAATCAGAAATTGTCGCTGCTATTCCAGATTTACCTGACCCCGGGCAGGAGGAGGCTTTCGGACGTTTTAATAAGGGAAATGCAAACGGCATTTTAGCCAAGTTTTTCTTGAATACGAAGCAATGGCAGAAAGCTGCGGACGCGGCAAAAGCCGTGATCGACTTCAACTATTATAGTACTACGCAGTATGCATTTAAAGATTTGTTCAAGGTACAGCATGAGGGTATGAGCAATAGAGAAATGATGTTGGTATTGCCCTGTAGAAACGAGGCGGGTTTCGGTAATTGGTTTATGGCAGGCGCATTGCCACCGGGATTTACAAGTACTCCCCAACTACCTGAATTCAACTATCAGGCTTCCATGTCTAATTTTGCTACGCAATACCGCTTGCGTACTGCATTTGTTAATAGCATGGCGGAGGAGGATCTGCGACGATCATTGATCTGCACAAGTTACATCAACAATAATAATGTAACGGTAGACCTTCTCGAAGATGATAATGCCCGTAGCTTTAAATATTGGGACAACGCGACGATAGGTAATAATAGCGGAAACGATGTACCGGTTTTGCGTTATGCGGATATCTTGTTAACACGGGCAGAAGCTTTAAATGAATTGGCCGGTCCTACGGAAGAATGCTTTTCGCTGATTAATCAGGTTAGGACACGGGCAGGATTAGGGGATTTAACTTTGGCCGATGCCGGAACACAGGAAGGCTTTCGGGAAGCAGTATTTAGCGAGCGTGGATGGGAGTTTATTTCGGAAGGTAAACGTCGCGAGGATTTAATTCGTCAGGGAACTTTTTTATCGTCAGCGATTGAAAGGGGTGTTTCGGCTGATCTGGCAACGCCAGATAAAGTATTATATCCTATTCCACAGTCTGAAATTCAGGCGAATAAACTTTGCGTACAGAACAGCGGCTATAATTAA
- a CDS encoding family 43 glycosylhydrolase — MAAFKYFFIPFLLVFSLITCWAQVHLDNNESFSDPHAPIGDTALTIPPTVKPLLDVWMRDTYVTYGPDGNYYLTGTTATPGRKFPGQVHCWDYNDGLYLWRSPDLKNWEPLGRIWSFDDDAAAWQKAGKPIKEGSVSLNGDPLDSMYRAVWAPELHYIKSKKKWLLIACLNGDKGSFVLESISGKPEGPYRNIKGNEQQAIFDNIDLSAFEDDDGSVYLLGHNHYIARMKDDLTDIAEPFKRLDETPYPKEPYIEGVWLTKHHGKYQLLQTVWSVPLPAGGYTYLRNEKPGETLHSYDVVVAESDHIYGPYGVRYPAILEGGHNNLFQDRNGGWWSTTFFNPRGVMGTRFPKTCRPAIFPVKWEENRLKPDVRATADFYSTSNNNELYRN, encoded by the coding sequence ATGGCGGCATTCAAATATTTTTTCATACCATTTCTGTTGGTCTTCTCTTTAATTACCTGTTGGGCACAGGTCCATCTCGATAATAATGAAAGTTTCAGCGATCCTCACGCGCCGATAGGGGACACTGCACTTACCATTCCTCCAACCGTGAAACCTCTATTGGATGTGTGGATGCGGGACACTTATGTTACCTATGGACCTGATGGCAATTATTATTTAACAGGTACAACAGCTACACCGGGACGTAAATTTCCCGGACAAGTGCATTGTTGGGATTACAATGATGGCTTGTACTTATGGCGCTCGCCAGATCTTAAAAATTGGGAGCCTTTAGGTAGAATATGGTCTTTTGACGATGATGCCGCGGCTTGGCAAAAAGCTGGTAAGCCCATCAAAGAAGGCAGCGTATCGTTAAATGGCGATCCGCTCGACTCGATGTACCGTGCGGTATGGGCGCCCGAATTACATTATATTAAAAGTAAAAAGAAATGGCTTCTAATCGCTTGTTTAAATGGTGATAAAGGCTCCTTTGTATTGGAAAGCATTTCTGGAAAACCGGAGGGGCCTTACCGCAATATAAAGGGGAACGAACAGCAGGCGATTTTCGATAATATCGATCTCAGCGCTTTTGAGGATGACGACGGCAGCGTTTATCTTCTCGGACACAATCATTATATTGCCCGCATGAAAGACGACCTCACTGACATTGCCGAGCCTTTTAAGCGTCTTGACGAAACGCCCTATCCTAAAGAACCTTATATTGAAGGCGTATGGTTAACTAAGCACCATGGTAAATATCAATTGCTGCAAACGGTCTGGTCTGTACCTTTACCAGCGGGTGGATATACCTATTTGAGAAATGAAAAGCCCGGTGAAACCTTGCATAGCTATGATGTAGTTGTTGCAGAATCAGACCACATCTATGGACCTTACGGAGTGCGTTATCCAGCTATTTTGGAAGGTGGGCATAACAATCTTTTTCAAGATAGGAATGGAGGGTGGTGGTCGACTACGTTTTTTAATCCACGAGGTGTTATGGGAACTAGATTCCCGAAGACATGTCGACCGGCGATTTTTCCGGTAAAGTGGGAGGAAAATCGTCTAAAGCCGGATGTAAGGGCCACGGCGGATTTTTATTCAACATCAAACAATAATGAATTATATCGTAATTGA
- a CDS encoding sulfatase: MNKYLFIIACFFLHSASAQNSVVDQSKITGSERPNIVIIMADDLDSRQLSCYGGENIQTNHIDELATQGLKFNSLIASEPMCIPTRASLLTGLYPVKHGAYQNHKPVYGDLKSVVHYLNQAGYRVGLTGKDHMTKPVAVFPFDIVPGFEPNCVSETDDYTLDSVRQYIRQEDPFCLFVMSINPHAPWTVGDPSEFDPDKLKLPPHWVDTELTRTQFCKYLAEVRRLDNQVGDVMALLAETGIDDNTIVIFLGEQGPQFPGGKWTLFDNGQRSSMIVKWPGKVKPKTETNAIVQYEDITPTLVDIVGADPINALDGRSFKGVLDGKTKEHRKVAYGIHNNIPEGPPYPIRSISDHRYKLIRNLTPDSSYYIKYMMNTQNDRLAWTTWVQKAADSDRDKKLVDRIANRPAIEFYDIRNDPYELENLAEHPEHQALIKQYIDQLDQWMVEQGDEGAALDVPIKRK; encoded by the coding sequence ATGAACAAGTATCTTTTTATTATCGCCTGTTTTTTTCTTCATTCTGCGTCTGCACAAAATAGTGTTGTTGATCAATCGAAGATTACAGGAAGTGAGCGTCCTAATATTGTGATTATCATGGCCGACGACCTTGATTCAAGGCAGCTAAGCTGTTATGGAGGGGAGAATATTCAAACCAACCATATCGATGAGCTGGCCACTCAAGGCTTGAAATTCAACTCGCTCATCGCTTCTGAACCCATGTGCATCCCGACAAGAGCATCGCTGCTGACTGGCCTCTACCCGGTAAAGCACGGCGCCTATCAAAATCATAAACCCGTTTACGGAGACCTAAAAAGTGTAGTGCATTATCTCAATCAAGCAGGCTATCGGGTAGGCTTGACAGGCAAAGATCATATGACGAAACCGGTCGCAGTTTTTCCCTTCGATATCGTTCCTGGCTTTGAACCGAACTGCGTATCAGAAACAGACGATTATACCTTGGATAGTGTGCGACAGTATATCCGGCAAGAGGATCCTTTTTGCCTGTTCGTGATGAGTATTAACCCTCATGCACCTTGGACGGTAGGAGACCCAAGTGAATTCGATCCCGATAAGCTTAAATTGCCACCACATTGGGTGGATACGGAGCTGACGCGAACCCAGTTCTGCAAGTACCTTGCCGAAGTGCGTCGATTGGACAATCAAGTTGGAGACGTGATGGCCCTGTTGGCCGAAACGGGAATCGACGATAATACCATCGTTATTTTCCTTGGTGAACAGGGACCGCAATTTCCCGGTGGAAAATGGACATTATTTGATAATGGGCAACGGAGCTCCATGATCGTTAAATGGCCCGGTAAGGTAAAGCCAAAAACAGAAACTAATGCCATTGTGCAATATGAAGACATCACGCCTACCTTGGTGGATATTGTTGGAGCGGATCCGATAAATGCTTTGGATGGAAGGAGTTTTAAAGGAGTCTTGGATGGAAAGACCAAAGAACACAGAAAAGTAGCCTATGGCATTCATAACAATATACCGGAAGGTCCGCCTTATCCGATAAGAAGCATAAGTGATCACCGTTACAAGCTTATTCGAAATCTTACACCGGATTCAAGTTATTACATCAAGTATATGATGAATACGCAGAATGACCGATTGGCATGGACAACTTGGGTGCAAAAAGCTGCAGATAGCGATCGCGATAAAAAGCTTGTTGACAGGATTGCAAATCGACCGGCAATTGAATTTTATGATATACGGAACGACCCCTATGAGTTGGAGAACTTAGCTGAGCACCCCGAACACCAAGCGTTAATTAAGCAATATATTGATCAACTGGATCAGTGGATGGTCGAACAAGGGGATGAAGGTGCCGCCCTGGATGTGCCTATTAAAAGAAAATAA
- a CDS encoding arylsulfatase, with amino-acid sequence MKAELSFFIGFTLLLHSFTLRAQDKRPNVVLIMADDMGYADVGCYGGEIETPNIDRLAFNGLRFRQFYNNARCCPSRASLMTGLYAHQAGIGHMTNDPEDSTAFNYGSPAYQGDINNQSLTIAEVVKDAGYQTFMAGKWHLGYHDKDKWPLQRGFDKYFGILSGGANYFNPTGKRGLTFMNDPVEPEGTEFYMTDAFTDYAMRFIEESADKPERPFFLYLAYTSPHWPLHALEKDIDKYRGKYKKGWKELRRERLERMKKLGVVSTETTLSPDDGADWDSLTPEQQDEMDYRMAIYAAQVDRMDQNIGRVIKTLEDLGELDNTLIFFLTDNGACAEGGDLGGGKKELLGTDQGFLLSYGQSWANASATPFKRYKHWVHEGGINTPFIVHWPEKIQKEIQGSFTDQYGFLQDIMATIADVAVAEYPTQYKGQETVPLQGESMSHLFSGQETPIHTAPIFWEHEGNAAVRQGNFKLVKAFEPDGGARWELYDIPKDRSELNDLSEAMPEVVAKLSKSYDEWAKETGVMPYDEILKIRAERDKK; translated from the coding sequence ATGAAAGCTGAATTATCTTTTTTTATAGGATTTACCCTTCTGCTACATTCCTTTACGCTCAGGGCGCAAGATAAGCGGCCAAACGTCGTGCTCATTATGGCCGATGATATGGGCTATGCTGACGTGGGCTGTTACGGAGGAGAAATTGAAACGCCTAATATTGATCGATTGGCTTTCAATGGTTTGCGTTTCAGGCAATTTTATAATAATGCGCGATGCTGTCCCAGTAGGGCTTCTCTAATGACCGGCTTATACGCACATCAAGCAGGAATCGGTCATATGACTAATGATCCGGAAGATAGTACGGCTTTTAATTACGGTTCGCCGGCCTATCAAGGCGATATCAATAACCAGTCGCTTACCATTGCCGAGGTAGTCAAAGATGCCGGTTACCAAACTTTTATGGCCGGCAAATGGCATTTGGGCTATCATGATAAAGATAAATGGCCTTTACAAAGAGGCTTTGATAAATATTTTGGTATTCTGTCTGGAGGAGCTAACTATTTTAATCCCACAGGAAAGCGTGGGTTGACGTTTATGAATGATCCAGTTGAACCGGAAGGTACGGAGTTTTATATGACGGATGCCTTTACCGATTACGCCATGCGCTTTATAGAAGAAAGTGCTGACAAACCGGAGCGGCCTTTCTTTTTGTATCTGGCCTATACCAGTCCGCATTGGCCTCTCCATGCACTGGAAAAGGATATTGACAAATACCGGGGAAAATATAAAAAAGGTTGGAAAGAACTCCGTCGGGAGCGTTTGGAGCGTATGAAAAAGTTAGGGGTGGTAAGTACAGAAACAACACTAAGTCCGGATGATGGTGCCGATTGGGATAGCTTAACTCCCGAACAGCAGGATGAAATGGACTATCGTATGGCGATATATGCTGCACAGGTGGACCGTATGGATCAGAATATTGGTAGGGTGATAAAAACACTTGAAGATTTAGGTGAGCTTGATAATACACTGATCTTTTTTCTGACGGATAATGGCGCCTGTGCTGAGGGCGGGGATTTAGGTGGCGGAAAAAAAGAACTTTTGGGTACCGATCAAGGATTTTTATTGAGCTATGGCCAGTCCTGGGCCAATGCTTCTGCCACGCCATTTAAGAGATATAAGCATTGGGTACATGAGGGAGGGATCAATACGCCCTTCATAGTGCATTGGCCCGAAAAGATCCAAAAAGAAATACAGGGTAGCTTTACCGACCAATATGGGTTCCTGCAAGACATTATGGCCACCATTGCTGACGTTGCGGTGGCTGAATATCCAACACAATATAAGGGGCAAGAGACCGTACCCCTACAGGGAGAGAGTATGTCACATTTATTCTCGGGACAAGAAACGCCTATTCATACGGCACCCATTTTTTGGGAACATGAAGGCAATGCTGCGGTGAGACAAGGCAATTTTAAATTGGTAAAGGCCTTTGAGCCGGATGGAGGTGCGCGCTGGGAGTTATACGATATTCCAAAAGACCGTTCGGAGCTGAATGACCTGTCGGAAGCTATGCCGGAGGTGGTTGCTAAGCTTTCTAAAAGTTACGACGAATGGGCTAAAGAAACCGGGGTGATGCCTTATGACGAGATTCTCAAAATAAGAGCAGAGCGGGACAAAAAATAA
- a CDS encoding sulfatase, which yields MKEKILTNIHHVFSVRRKLTAYLGVMLLIGILFSHKNREEPDSAQPNIIVILTDDMGFGDIGCFGGRFVPTPNIDRLAANGLKLTQYYSAAPICSPSRAGLLTGTYPGRWNFSTYLDNREHNRKAEQIDFLDPQAPSMARFFKQAGYVTAHFGKWHLGGGRDVDNAPAFDQYGYDEHVSTYESPEPDPLITATDWIWSDEDSVKRWDRSMYFVDKTLDFLARNKEKPCFINLWPDDVHTPWVPRESREATDGDLTRREGETTFKFVLKEYDIQIGRLMEGLEKLGLAENTIVIFTSDNGPLPSFQGSRAGGLRGSKASLYEGGTRMPFIISWPGRIQAGTTDEISEVSAIDLVPTLTAMANVELPGAYEGDGVDRSAVFLGQPSLREKEIYWEYGRNDIAFNYPKGKDRSPNLAVRSGKWKFLMNSDGSNQQLYNIVADKNETRDLLADQPEIAGTLKGKLKKWWNSLPKLTNN from the coding sequence ATGAAGGAAAAAATATTAACTAATATACATCATGTTTTTAGTGTACGTCGAAAGTTAACAGCATATTTGGGAGTAATGCTCCTGATAGGCATATTGTTCAGTCATAAGAATCGGGAAGAGCCGGATAGCGCTCAGCCCAATATCATTGTCATTTTAACGGACGACATGGGATTTGGAGATATCGGTTGTTTTGGGGGGCGCTTTGTGCCGACGCCGAACATTGATCGTTTAGCTGCTAATGGTTTGAAGTTAACACAATATTACAGTGCAGCGCCAATCTGTTCCCCGTCAAGAGCAGGCTTGTTAACGGGAACCTATCCCGGCCGATGGAACTTTTCGACTTACCTGGATAACAGGGAACATAACCGAAAGGCCGAGCAGATTGATTTTCTAGATCCGCAGGCGCCTTCTATGGCACGCTTTTTTAAGCAGGCGGGCTATGTTACCGCGCATTTTGGGAAATGGCACCTTGGGGGAGGACGAGACGTGGATAATGCTCCAGCTTTTGATCAATATGGCTATGACGAACATGTAAGTACTTATGAGAGCCCAGAGCCTGACCCCTTGATTACGGCTACGGACTGGATATGGTCTGATGAGGATAGTGTGAAGCGATGGGATAGAAGCATGTATTTTGTGGATAAAACCCTGGATTTCCTGGCGAGAAATAAAGAAAAGCCTTGTTTTATCAATCTTTGGCCGGATGATGTGCATACCCCTTGGGTACCCCGTGAATCCCGGGAGGCAACTGATGGAGACTTAACGCGCCGGGAGGGGGAAACTACGTTTAAATTTGTTTTAAAAGAATATGATATACAGATAGGCAGATTAATGGAAGGTTTGGAAAAGTTGGGCCTGGCGGAAAATACTATTGTTATTTTTACCAGTGATAACGGACCACTGCCCAGCTTTCAGGGAAGTCGGGCAGGGGGGCTAAGGGGTTCTAAGGCATCCTTATATGAAGGGGGTACGCGGATGCCTTTCATCATCAGCTGGCCGGGTCGTATCCAGGCTGGTACGACCGACGAAATATCCGAAGTCAGCGCGATCGACTTGGTTCCCACACTGACCGCTATGGCAAATGTGGAGTTACCGGGCGCTTATGAGGGCGATGGCGTTGATAGGAGCGCCGTCTTTCTGGGGCAGCCTTCACTGCGGGAAAAAGAAATATACTGGGAATATGGAAGAAATGACATCGCTTTCAATTACCCAAAGGGAAAAGATAGGAGCCCTAATTTAGCCGTCCGATCAGGAAAATGGAAGTTTTTGATGAACAGTGATGGCAGCAATCAACAGTTGTATAATATTGTGGCAGATAAAAATGAAACCAGGGATTTGTTAGCAGACCAACCGGAAATAGCCGGAACATTAAAGGGAAAGCTAAAAAAATGGTGGAATTCATTACCTAAATTGACCAACAATTAA